The nucleotide window TTAGCTGTCGCATCACACCATGAATCTCCAGGGGATGTTTAACATTTGTTTTGTTCCTATTGTTTCGTCTCTACAGATTTCTTTTCTGTTTGCAGTACTTATAGTTGCAGGTTCAACTTGCGCAGTTGTACCTGTTCAATGGCATGGCCTGGGGCTTCTGCATCTTGCTCAGGTTGCCAAATTCAATCCTGAAGCCCTTTGTCTCTGTTGCACAAGATGTGTCCGTAGGCTCCCCTCTTGCACCTGAACAGAATTTGGGAACGGATAGGTAAGTTTTGTCCACAAGCTGCTGTGACCATGTCTCCCAAGAAGAAAACTCGTAAAACAGTTGATCCATCGATGCAAGACTAGTATTCAACATCAATGGTCAAGTATTGTACAAGCCTACTTTCCTCTAATACAGTTCAATGGCTTCTTTCTTATAACAAACTCAGTGGTGTTAAGTACATAGGCTACAGTTAATTTTGCATGGGATATTCCAAGCTAAGGTGAATGGTGAGACGATCAAAGTTAATGGTAGGAGACAGTTAGTTTACATACTAAACCTGGAGAGAAAAGATTCAACTCTATTTCTCCTCTGATCTAAATATCACAACTCATTAGTTGCAACTGTTGAATTTATGTGGACACCTTGTCTTTTACAACTACAGTACCTTGTACCAAGTTACACATATACAATGTAGAAAGCAATTATGAAATTACTAGGACCCTTGATTTCTGATGATAAAGATCGTGCAAAAGTAATGAAGATAGGTTGATTCCCAATTAGTGGATAAACAATTAAACAGCAGGGTACTGAAGGCCGCAATATAAAACCAATGTGGCGGGATACTATAGCCTCTAAACTTTCAGTCAACTGCACTTATTAGATTAGGCAGAATGTAAGTAAGTACCTGCAATTTTGCAGCTGCAGCTAAGAGTTCTCTGCATTCATCAAGCATGACCTTCTCTTGTCCTGCTATGACAGAGAGTTCTGAAACCAAGGATGTGCTGTCCGTGACCTGTTAAGATATTGTAATGTTAATCAAAACAACCTTAACAAGGGGAATACTTAAAAGGATATCATTTTCTACCTGGGGTCATGAGTTTTGTAAAGGTCCTATTCAGACTGTGTAAAACAAGTTTTTAAGCACTAACAAGTGCGAGATAATTAGTTTGGGTATCATTTGGAGAATAGGGCATCTGTTAATGGCTCAGAGGTACAATGGATTAGCAATTCTTCTTGCGAGATAATTAGTTTGGGTATCATTTGGAGATCTGGGACTAGAATGTGGGTTTAATTGTTTTTAGACCCATTCTAGTGTTGGCCATTGTTCAAGGTAAGCAATCTGAGATAGTTTGATTGAATATAAAGATAATGCTAGTAGATGAGTCATAATCTATTGAGTTCCATAAAACTTTAAGAATGTGGGTTTATCACTCTCTTTGTCAGAGAAGAACATTTCTCATTGCTTTGTTAACATCAACTATATGTGGTGAGCATCTGAAACATTCTTTTGTATAGCTATTGTGCAGAATGAGTACATACTCTATGACATAAAGACCTCATTTTATCAAAGAAACCAACATAAAAGTGAATACTAAATTCAAAGTCAAATGCATGCAATTATCTGACCTTTGAAAGCATGCAGCAAACAGATGAGCCCAAAACTTGCATGACATCAACAGCTGAGCATACAGCATTCTTGATTGCAATTGCATTAGCCTGTTCATATGATAGTCAATAACATGGCAGAAATCACAAGAACAGCATACTAAAATGTGTGCAATTCAGTAAATAGAGTTCCTAGCATACCTTTGCCCCCGATGTAACTGGCAGGCGCAGGGTGCTTGCTTTCAGAGCCTCAGTTGCCCCTAATAAAGAGATACTATTCTCCCTTTCTAGTGTTGGCCATTGTTCAAGGTAAGCAATCTGAACCAAAACAACAGCATATTTTAGAAATGCTGATCTGTGCCTTTGATCAACGGTAATAACTACAGCAATACGAGTGCTAAAAAAAGTACTGCAAATAGTCATAGTTTTTATGTTTTGTACCATCCTTCTTTGAAAAGATAATGTGATAAATAAATATATACTTATATAATGTGCTGTTCAATGCAATCGAACAATGCGAACTTTTTTTCCACATTTTACCATTATCATGCTAGCACAATAGTAATACTATACTAGTACCATGTAGCAAGTAATGATCTGGAATATACCTGTTCTTTCAGAATGTTGTAAAGCCTGAGTTCTTGCTGAAAGTGTTGCACCATTATTCTTTTCATATTAACAGAATCCCGCAGGTTTATAGTATTCCTCCAAACATTATAAATGGTATTCTGTTTCACATAAGAAGACGGAAAACTAGTTTCATGAATAAAATCACTCAAAAAACTAAATAAACAAGTACACCAAAAAAGTTCCAATTCTAAGGAGTAGTAGATCACAAACAAACTTCTAAATATAAAATCATAGATATGGGCAAATTTTACAGAGTAAAAAGTTTCTCTCAGCTATTTTGGTCAAACAGTTGGTACTATAACTACAAAACCAATTGATTTTGGAAGAGAAGTGCCTAGTACCCTAGTCAGAAAGCTTATGTTTAATTTTGTGTAGATATTTTGCAGCTGCAAGGTTAACTTGTGAAGAGGAAAGTATTACATGAACTGCTGTTATGTTATCATAGAGGTTGCTCTAAGCCTCTAACTGCATTAAGTACTGGAATCCAAGAAAGAACAAGGCAAAATGACACAAACCAGGCCAACTAAAGTAAAATTAGATTAAAAAAAAGTAAGAGCAACTAGATAATTTGCTAATTTTTACCTCAACAGTAGCCTTTTGAAAAGATAAAGCATCTTCTGCATGAGCATTTATAAAGCGCCACTGCAAATGTCTATTGTGCAATAAACGCACTTGGTGAATATTTTCGATTTGGCTGGCATTCTTCTTTCCTTTTCGCGCATCAACCATGTAGTTAATAAGAGGAGACGGAACACTTGCTTGGATAGCTCCAGCACTTTGGGACCGACAGGGTGTTGAAGGCCTTGTCTGAGATGGGCTCCGAAAGGTCCTGGAAGTTGAGGACGTAGCTGGCAATGCTCTGCTTGGTGATGATGAGCGTTGTAGAATTGGAACAGGAAAAGTAACTGTTCTGTTTGGTCGGCTCAAAGATTTGGATCTCTCTATTGTCTGTGAATCTACCTTATCATCTCTTCTGCTTGCCTGAATAGCCAAACTCCTTGCCACTTCATCCAATGATTGATTCGACAGTTTGACTGAAGCTTCAGCAGCAGGGTTCTTCCTTGGTGAAAGGCCTCTTGATGGATTTGATGATTGGACTGGTCCAACAGAAGGTGCCTTCCTTGGTGAAAGGCCTCTTGATGTATTTGATAATAGGACTGGTCTAGTAGCTTTGTCAGAAAGGTCAATGCTTCTTGACATGAAATTCTTTGGCGCCTGCCCAGCTATCATGGCTGGCCATCTGTGTTGCTCAATTACCCTCTTAGGGGTCTCCTCTGAAGGTTGAGCATTCTCACAATGTTCACCAATGTTTTTCCTTCTGAAAGGACTTCTCTTCCTCTCGGTTAGAACACTCTCCTCCCCCTTGCTACAATCCAAGGCAGTGACTACCTTATCTTTTCTTGTAGTAGGTGCAGGCACAGATTCTGACTGGAAGGAGGAAGACAAGTTACGCATTGCTGGCCACAAGCCATCAGGAGCCTTTGTGCTTGCTATACGCTTGGAACTCTTGTGTAAGTCTCTAGTGGTATCACGAACTGGTGTAATGGACCTTGATGCAGGCGTTGAGGGTGTTGACACCTTAGAGGGAGAGGTTGAAGGTGTCGACGGCCTTCTTCTATCTGCTGATTGAGCTCTTTTGGGCGCTGGTGTGCCTTCAGTTGCTGAGGTCCGGCCAAGACTTGGTGATGTATATCGCCTTATCTTAGTGGCATCAGCCTGATCAGTTTTGCACCTGGATGCAACATCCCTTGCGCGGAAAGCATTGTGCTTCTCTGATGGAACTAGTGGTGGTCTTAGAGTCTCATCAGCAAGATCAGCCTTCTTTGCATAGCTCATAAGAGCATCCATGACGAATAGAAATTTCCAGAACAAACCACATCAATGTGGAACTCAGGAAACCAGCTTGCTGCAACAACCAATATGTACCTAAAGGCACACAACCAGACACCAAATAAATAGGGTAAGCCTCAAATTAAGAACAGAGCTGATCTAAATTTCAATTTGAAACAAGCAACAGGAACTTTCTGCtcataagaaaaaaaaacaacaaagGGCACCAAATTAGCATGTAAAACAATGAACCCTGAGCCATCCATAAGACCACAAATTGTAGGTGACTGAATTGCGTATGGAAATGAAATTTTACCAATTTCAATCTCCGAAACTTTGAACAGCTACAGTTAATGCCCCAAAGCCCTCTCGTGTGGATATAATAGCAAATTGGGAAGGGGAGTGACTAGATGGAGGCTAGGAAACAGGGGAGGAAGGTGGCATCACAATGTATAAATGCATTGTAGATCTACTATAAAGCATAAAAAAGAAGATCTTTTGGACAAATGGCAGCTGCTACATGGGATCATACATCAATTGAGCAAGGGACAAAGCAAATAAACATTATTCGCGGAGATTCTGATGGTTTTAGAACAGACAGGACAATGCACATGCATGTGAGACGAATCAGTTTCCTAATAATTTCTCGCCAGAAGCAGCATGGGAAACAGGGATCTTTTTTAATACTTGCCACTCATGAGCTATgcacatgcatcaaggatatgcCCGCCATGACAGAGACAAGGGAAAAATATGACGGTGGACATTGTACCAGCTAAACTGCCAGATTTCACTTGAAGTTGCCGAGAATTCACTTGGACAAAATCGACTAATGATGCAAAAGTTCGTTGTACCCAAAGGTAATGCACATGTTGCCAGCATCGTTGCGCGAATAAAACAATAGTTCCTTGGGAAATTCAGACAGCATGGGGAGCGTCATTTAGTTTGGAATTCAGGATCTACCGCTGGGTTTTGGTATATGTTCGTTTAACTTTTTTAAATAAAGAATAGATAATGTACTAGCGCAAAGCACCTAGTCTTAAAAAAATGCACCGCGGGGTAATAAGCTTCCAAATCACCGAAGTCGTGTTGTATTGTAAATGGTAAGATTAACTTGGCAAGCAGCCAAGCCCGAGTCGTGTTGTATTGTAACCAAACCCAATCACGAGTCACTCCATGCCAAAATTGCCAGTACAATCCGCAGCGAGAAGCCCAAGTGGCACAGCGGGCCGGCGAAGAACACGAGGAAGAGAAGAGCGACCGGATTCACCCCTAGCGTCCTCCGTACAAAAACCGCAGAGAGCGAATCCAGAATTCCAAAACCACCTAATCCAGCCGAGCTCGCGATCAACACTAAGCAGGGGTAGCCCAATCACCCCTCCCATCGGCACACCCCGATCGCCCGCCCCCACGCCTGGACAAGCTCAGCCATCCTGCTCCCCAGCTCAAATCGAGGAAGAAACGCCGAATAGATCGGCGCTACGCACCAAACAGGTCCTCCTAAACCCTAGCTCCGGAACCCACGCAGCAAGCGCCAGAAACCTCCTCACCTCGAGAGCGCGGCCCAGCAGCGATCGAGCCGGCGAGGCCCTCAAATCCGCCGCCGCGTCTTCAGCCTCGCAGCGCCGCCCGTCGCCGGGTCGTGTGATCTCCTGGACGCGCCACGCGGACGCGGACGGCGCGGGATCGACGCGGTTCCGGTTTGGAGCgggaggaggagagggcggaCGCGCGCGCGGCGTGGggagtggaggtggaggagggacTAGGGAGGACGGTTGCCTCGGCGGCAGGGAAGTAGAGAATTAAGGAGGGGGTCGCCGAGTTAAGGGAGACCAAACGGCTCTCTAATTGCGCCTCTCTTGTTAAGCTACCGCGTGGTTTCCACTACGTGTCCCCCGGCGCGTGTACCCCGGCTTGGAATGCCTGGGCCATGGCAGACCTGAAAAAGCCTGTGCAGGGTGCAGGAAAGCTGGAAAAGGTCAATTCCCGGCCGCATGTTTTGCTGGTGCAGATGGACACCCTCGGTTTCGGTCAGCTGTGCGCTCAGCGGAAACGATGAAGTTGCTGGATTAGCTCATCTGATCTTTGGACCGAGGAAAGTCTGAAAACAGTACCTCCGTCCTAAAAGAATGGAGCTACGAGTTACGTGCCACAAAAAGTGATTCAAGTTTAATTAAATTTTTAGTaagtaatatttatatctttaaattaatttattatggaaatacatttcataattaatttgatggtatttatttagtatcataaacatgaatatttttttatctataattgatcaaacttaagGTACTAAAACATGACACTGTACTAGAATTGTATTCATTCGGAGACGGAGGTAGTAACACGCATAGGCCCGGGTCATTACCGGCCCTGGCCACATGCGTGAAATTTTTATATTTTAGTCCTTTATAAAAACATTTTTTTACAAATAGACCCTTAGCCAAACTTTTTTCAAAAATAGACCAAAACTCAGCGTATTATAATGCCACGGAGGCTCAGCGTCATGTCAGACATCGGCGAACCCTGCCACATCAGCGCAGACACTGGTCACCTTTGCCACGCAGGATCCGACGTGGTGCTCAGTCCCACAGACCTCGGTGTGGTGCCAGTTCACGCCGTGTTTCATACCTTGGCGTGGTTCAACCCAACGCTGAGGCATGGGCACTTTGCCGCACCGGCCTGGGCACATAGCACTGTCTACCGATGCTCGGCCTCGGCGTTATTTTGTGTCACGCCGACATCTGAGGCTCGGCGTCCCATTAATTAgcgccgagtttttttttttgcaggccATCCAACATATGTAGCAGTAAACTCAGACAACACATTTTGACAGACCAAGCATACATTAAGTCCATACTGCAGCCTACTCAAGGGCAATATAAAACGTCCAGCCTACGAGGGAGACCATACAGCAGCCTCGATAGCAAATAGTACACCATTTTAAGTCCACTAGACCATCACATCATTAAGTGTCGTTCACTACATCAAGTCCACAAGACCATATACACGGCATAGTTACATCCTAGTTAGCTGAGAAGTATTTATCTCATCACAGTCGGCATCATCTTCTTGTTCTTCGTCTTCCTCTCCTTGGTCCTCCAGTTCGTGGCCTTCTCCTCCTTGTTCGTCATCCTCTTCCGGGTCTTCCTCTTGGGTGGTGAAGGTTCGAGCTCTAGAGGTTGATGACACCATTTGATTTCGCTGTACTCAGTAGATTTGATGTGCCATTTGATTTCAATTCCCTCTGAAGTACAGAATGCAGCATCCTATGAGTGCAACCATACTAATAATACTCTGTTTCCTCAAATATAGGCAGACAAAAACAGGCAGTAGTCAGGCaactgttgatttaagtaaaAAGGGAGAAACCTGATTCATACCGCTCACTTTTCTAATACAGGCAGTCCTACAGTGCATGATCATGCCAACAACCACCAAGCTAGTGACAGATGCATGGTTAAACAAGCTCATCACTGACAACACTAACACAAGGCTTACTTCACATGTGCTAATTTACAACAGAAGCACTAACACACATTGAATAGCAAAGCCTGTGAGAGAAAAATGCTTACCTTCTAAAATCAATTTCTGAATAAACAATATGGCAGTTAGAAAGCTCTATGTTTTAAGAAATTGCAGCCAATGGCAGCGCCATGTTTAGGACTCTAGAGTGGGGGCTGATCTGCATTCTGCACTCTGAAGCACAGTAGCAAGCCTATGTGCATCTTTAGGAACAAAAATATCCCTTCTCAAAGAAAAAAGGAACAAAAATTCCACAATTTAAACATGAAAAGATCAGACAAATATTAAAACAAAGGCTATTAATATGATTGTTATTTTACATCTACAGGCAACAAATCACGAATGAATCATTGATGTACAATGGAATGCATAAATAACCAGCGCAGTAGTCATAAGTTAAGCTTGCTGAGTTAAAGAAATCAGGGAGACAAACCCAACCATTTCCCTTACTTATCTGAATAATTCAACCAATTGGCGCTGCTTTCATTTCACCAATGGCAGATAAATATCAAGCCACTGCTATTTTTTTCCAATTGAACTGTCATGCCTGTTTGTTCACAGAGGTGGAAACTTCAGCACAAGATTATGGAAATTCAGCACAGAGGTTGAAAGATAGGTAGTAACCTGCGTTAGGTGGAAAGGTTTGCAATGATATGATTACTGGAATGAACCACTAAAATTCCTTGTAACTCCGAAGAAGACCAAAATAGTGAACAAATAAGTGCCATCAGGAAATAATGAGCACTGTAAATTGAGGCGCACAAACTGCAGCATAGACTTGAGTGCTAAGCAAACCCCTAGTAGGAAGTACAAACTTGTGAACAAAACTATAAATTAACTGGCACGCATGGTGTAGGCAGGAGGCATACAAAtcagaactgaaagataaaaacATAGGATAGGCTGCAGCCTATATTTTTTTCTGAACTGCACAGTCACAATCATTTGTGTTGAACTGTCCAGGGTCAGTAAAGAAGTAATGACAGATAATATTAGCACCTAAAATACATGGAATTTGGAAAACCATAAGCATCTGATGAAACAGTATCTAGTTTCAAGCAAATTCACTGCCCACATGTAGCAATTTATACAGCACCTTTATGTTATTAACTTCTTAAATTTAGCCTGTGTTGGTGGCTTTTGTTTTTCTGCTGGTAGCTAGGTCTTATCTAGAAAATGAAACCCATGATGAAAACACACTACTTATAAGAAAATCGAATCTGTATTTCAGTCTAAAGTTACTTAGAATTTTAGTCTGAGTGGTAGCTCCACATTTCGTCGAACACCCTAGCTGCATGAGCGGAGTGAGCACCTGACTTTCTCAAAGCAGCTACCAGGACCAACGAGGACGCTTCTCGTGGTGGAGTAGGGATTGGTGAAGCCGTTGCCGCATCTCGTGGTGGCCCTCGGTCTGGAGGAACTCCACGGTGGTGCGGACGCCGAGGTCGGCGTGGTTGAGGTCGAAGGAGGCGACGACGGTGAGGTCGGGGTCCTGCGGCGAGGGCACGCGTCGAGGCCCGACCACGAGCTCGTCATGATGTACGGGTCTGAGAGGATGGCACACCTCCAAGCCTTATTGACCTTGACGGACAGCGCGGCGGCCGCCGCGGGAGGAGTCGATGCAGACGAGGCGCATGGGGCGGATTTGGGGGTTAGGGTTCGTAGAGACGGAGACGAGAGAGAGAGCACCACGCGGGCACGGGAATAGAAtggagagaggaggaagaagggaccGCGGACGGCTTACCCGCGCCATGGTAAGAGGCTCGGCGTTAACTGAAGCGACGCCGAGCTCTGTGGGGCCCATCACCACGTCGACGATCAGCGACCTTGCTGACGTGGCACAACGCCGAGCAGCATACCTCGGCGTGACCGACGCCGAGTTTTGGTCTATTTTTGGAAAAAGTTTGGCTGAGGGTTTATTTGTAAAAATGTTTTTAAAAATATTAAAATGCAAAATTTAGTACTGGGTCTGAATAGTTGACCTAATCTCTCGGAGATGTTCTTTAAAAAAACTCTCGAAAATAAAAGTCGTGTTTCCGAGTTTTTATGGTTGAACGTTTCTTGAAGCTGCAGCCTTGCTCACCTCGAGGTATCCAGGACCATGGCAGCTAGCGGCCAGCCGGACAGGAATAGCGACCTAGTAGTGGTTGCGAAAATTCCCGGTCAAATGCAAACTCCAAGCCAAATCCATGAACTACGTAAACCATCGACCAAAGCTGTCACGATTATAAATTAAAGTCTATTCACCTATGGCAACCACGCTATTTGAAAAAAGCTCGTTACGTATTTGATGTTGCAGACGCCCAAAAAGAAACGTATTTATACATAGACTAGACGAGTGTCCGTACGTTGCAACAGGTGCAACATAAATTGAATGAGATGTTTGTTAGCCAAGTCAAAATTAAGAATATATCAATTCAATTTTTCACGTGTATTATACCATGATAATATCTAGAAACACATTCATTATCGTAATGAATCTAAAATAAAAGCTAGGCTTCGAACTTGTTGTCTGAAAGTTACGATAAACATCAGTTGCCTCAAAGGCTAAAAATCTATTGCTAGGCATCGAATTGAATTTATCCATGCTCTGCCTTGCCAAAACATGTATACTTGAACTTACAATATTCTAGCCCGCATGAGGCATGGCAATAATtcattttttaggaaaaaaatatttgttCTCAACAGCGGCGAAGCCACAGTGCATGTGTCGGGGTCATGCGACCCCGATAACTTTGTATGAATCAGTGGAACCCCGCGTATTCCGGCCAGCTACGACCCCATCAAATTGAGTTCATAAATCTGTGCGACCCCGGCAGCAGTTTAGTCTAGATTCACCGCTGGTTCTCAACACGCAACGCGAAGGACGACGAACGAGATTTGGAtcacgatcatgatcattgcgtggtgatattccaataaattcctttctcttcacataattctctttccgttttattctattttatttacttgccttacagtgtctccatgcggtgattatttgtctAACGGTGATTCCATgagttttattccattttatttacttgccttccaaTGTCTTCATGCGGTAATTATTTACCTGTCGCATgagatgcggtgattatttgtctGTTGGATATGGATCGCATAAGTGTTTTGGCCCTGCCGGATAGATGTTGACAATCCGTATGTTTTAattgtagagatagagatagagatagagatagagatagagattcgAATACCTAACTCGACACGAATGTTTCCTATTTATGACAATTATTTCAAAGGTAGATATGCTTCTatcaaaattagaaaaaaaaatacagtGATTTGCCCTATGTCTATTCGTAAGCATTCATAGGATAGCGTTTATATATAAGTGTTTGTGCAAATAATAAGATCCAGTGTAGCTCAACTGGTCAGGTTTCTTATGGTTAACCTATCCTTCGATTGAACCAACATTTGTTACGATTATTCATTGTATTCAAAAAAAAATCTCCGTTCCAAAACCGTACTTTCATATCATATGGTTTCTCCCTTCTATAAATAGTAATAAAGCAAAAAATCATCTATAGAATAAAAATAGAAGCTAAAACGTCAACAAACCGTTGTCTATTCTCTAACTCACCCAATCTGATACTATCCATTTTTCTTGAATTGGTTTATTCAAGAATTCGAAATATCCCAACGCGGTAAAAGAATCGAATATTAGAATTCCTATTATTATAGATGTTTTTGGATAGAAAAACTATGCTTACCGGATGACATTTCATCTTCGAATAAACCCCGTAATAGTAAGAAAGTAGGTTTTTAGTACCGGGCCTAGCAAAAGAGAAGTCACCATATACTACGCTAACCTATCCACTTCTTCAAAAATCCTTGACTTGACGTGAGTGTTCATATTTTTTGGATTTATTTTAGAATTTAATGGTGATGTTTTAAAATGACATACAATGTGTTCATTGAGGCGATCAATCTCATTACATGCTAGCTCAATTTTAGACTTTTGAAGGTACGTATATGTATGAGTATCTGTATCTGTGCTGTAAAAAATATGTGAACCCCTGGTCCCCTATGTTGATGCTGTGTTTGGACAGAAAACGGGAAATCAGTGGAAAAGATCTGCGTGCTCTTTGCAAATAACCCCGGAGCAGTACCCGCTCAAGGCTGAAGAAGCCCAACAACCGCATTCAAATTTGCGCACGCTCGCCTCGCACGGCCGCCTGGCGCTGGCATTTCCCTCGCTCGTCATCCACTCACTCATCCGGCCCTTCTCTCCCGCTGCCACCACTacggatggcaacggggacccgatccccgattccccgcggggaattcccATATTAGGGGATGGAGATGGAGTCAAATATGTCCCCACGGGGATCTAAACAGGGAGAAAACGTCCCCCGTCGGGTTTGGCGGGGACGGGTCTGGGGGAGCATTCCCCGTCCCC belongs to Miscanthus floridulus cultivar M001 chromosome 4, ASM1932011v1, whole genome shotgun sequence and includes:
- the LOC136549856 gene encoding AUGMIN subunit 8-like; translated protein: MDALMSYAKKADLADETLRPPLVPSEKHNAFRARDVASRCKTDQADATKIRRYTSPSLGRTSATEGTPAPKRAQSADRRRPSTPSTSPSKVSTPSTPASRSITPVRDTTRDLHKSSKRIASTKAPDGLWPAMRNLSSSFQSESVPAPTTRKDKVVTALDCSKGEESVLTERKRSPFRRKNIGEHCENAQPSEETPKRVIEQHRWPAMIAGQAPKNFMSRSIDLSDKATRPVLLSNTSRGLSPRKAPSVGPVQSSNPSRGLSPRKNPAAEASVKLSNQSLDEVARSLAIQASRRDDKVDSQTIERSKSLSRPNRTVTFPVPILQRSSSPSRALPATSSTSRTFRSPSQTRPSTPCRSQSAGAIQASVPSPLINYMVDARKGKKNASQIENIHQVRLLHNRHLQWRFINAHAEDALSFQKATVENTIYNVWRNTINLRDSVNMKRIMVQHFQQELRLYNILKEQIAYLEQWPTLERENSISLLGATEALKASTLRLPVTSGAKANAIAIKNAVCSAVDVMQVLGSSVCCMLSKVTDSTSLVSELSVIAGQEKVMLDECRELLAAAAKLQVQEGSLRTHLVQQRQRASGLNLAT